DNA sequence from the Terriglobales bacterium genome:
CAAGCTGGGAATTGCTGACGCGCCCGATGTCACCGGTGAAGAGCAGACGCGCGGCGCGGCCGTTATCGCGCAAAGTAATCTGCGCCATGGAAGAACCCAAGATGTGCGCAGCCGGCACAAAGCGAAACGACAGCTGCGGGCTGATGTCCACGGTTTGGCCCATAGGAACCGCGCGGAAATACCGAAGCGACTGCTCGGCCTCAGCGAGCGTGTATAGCGGCAGGGCGGGGGTGTGCTTGGAGCTTTTGCGCTTGTTGTGGAAGGCGGCGTCTTCTTCCTGGAGGTGACCGGAGTCGGGCAGCAGAATGCCGCACAGGTCCACGGTAGCGGGAGTGGCGTAAATCGCGCCGCGAAAGCCTTCCTTCACCAGGCGCGGAATCCACCCGCAGTGGTCGAGGTGCGCGTGCGTGAGGATGACCGCGTCGATTTCGCGCGGCGGCACAGGCAGGCGCTGCCAGTTGCGCTCACGCCACTCCTTCTGTCCCTGGAATAAACCGCAATCAATCAGGACCTGCAATCCGCCCTTGCCGCCAGGATCGGCTGAGGTGTTGATCAGGTGCTTGGAACCGGTCACTGTGCCGGCCGCTCCGAGGAACTGGATGTAGGGCATTGGCGCTCCGCGTTAGCAAATGGCAATTGGCAGTCAGCAATTGGCAGTTGGCCATTAGAGGTTAGCATTCGGTGGTCAGCAGTCCGCCAGGAGAGGCGTTTTTGTCGCTACTGCGTGCCAAGTGCTGAATGCTTTTTCACCTCGGCGTTTCCGGCTGTCGAATCGCGAGACGGTTGTTTTCCCGATTCGCCTCAGGCACGCTGCCGTCGTTGATGATGACCTCGTCTGGCGGCGCGGCAATCTCAATTCGTGTAACGGCTTTGGCCGCGCGGCGAACTTCCAGCCGTTTCTGCTCTTCTCCCTGCTGCGCGCGGACTCGCACCGGCACCTCAGCTCCGGCGGCTCCGGGATTTTCAACGGAGACGGTCACTACGTAGCTCCCGGTCAGCGTGGCCCGCGGGTATGCCGATTCGACGCGGAAGTCGGGGAGGCCGCGGTCGCGATAGACCCAATCGTCGAAAAACCATTCCAGGTCGCGCTGCGACTGCGCGGCGAAGAGCCGCTGCACGAACGACGGCTCCTTGTCCTGCGCCGCGACGTATGCCTTCAACACGCGCGCTAGGGTTGCGTCGCCGAGCATGTCGCGCAGCATCCACCAGACGTACATTCCTTTGATACGCGGGTAGATTTCATCGTAGGACGAGGCGAGCGCCTGCCCTTGCGCGCAATCCAGTGGTGGAGGGCTTTGCGGAGCGGAAGTGCTGCGTTCGTTCTGGGGCGGGGAGGCCGCAGCGGACTTCGGCTGCGCCGACACCGGAGCGTTGGCGGAGCCGCACGCCTGACGCTCCGCTTCGACCAGCGCGGGCAGTTGTGCAGTCATGAAGTCGAGCGCCGCCCGCCGCCCCTGACGGCGCTCGTGTAACAACGCTTGCCCGAACTGCGCCAGGCCTTCGTAGATCCAGGGCCGCGGCGATGGGAATGCCGCATGCACGGCCTGGTGAACCAATGCCAGGTCCAGCTTCGCGGGTTCAGTCGGGCCGAGGGGTGTGAACAGCATGGCCCCGCTCTCAAAGGGCGCAGCGTTGGCTTCGTTGAGCTCCACGATCTGCACGCGCTCGCGCGCTGCGCCCAGCCACACGCCGACGAACGGCTGCACGCGCTCGATGGCGGCAGCGTAGTCGGCGGCATATTGCTTGTGATCAGCGGCGTAAAACACAGTGACGCCGGTGCGCTGCAGCGCTTCCAATTCGCCAACGACGAACGTGGGCACGGTGAGGCCAAGATTGCTGAAGCGATACGTGGTGCAGCCGGTTGCGGCCATGCCTTCGGCGGTCTTCTCAGTGCCGTGCTGCCCGAAGCTTTCGGCCTGGCCGTTGGCGATGACCGTCAGCCGTGTCTCGGCCGCTTCTTCGGGATCCACTTCGGCGATCCAGCAGAACTTTACGCGCATGCTGGCCTGCGCCTCGCGAGCCTTCCACTCGCCGACTACGGCAAACAGGCGGTTCTCGGAGAGGTTCGCCGCTTCCATGGCGACGGGATACCACGCCACGTGACCCACTCCGCGCACGGCGGTGAAGAATTCGCTCACCTGGTCCCATTCGGTGCGCGCGGCAGCTTCGGTGGGCGCGCCAATGCGAGTAAGCCGCGTGGCATCGGCGGGAATGGTCCCACTGTAGCCGACGTCGAGTTCCACGGACGCTCCCGGGGCGAGCGGCTGCGGAAGGGTGACAATCGCCTCGCTGACGGCTCCGGTGTGGTCAAGGTCCGTGGTGTAGGGCTGAGTGACGTACTGCACCGGCTTTCCGGCGATCTCTACCTGGCGCCAGCCCAGGGTGGAGGAAATTTGCAGCGGTACCGCCGGTTGGGGTTGGCTGGAGAGATTCCGGATTGTAACTTTTCCCCGAGCGGCAACTGCCTGCGCTGCCGGATCAATGCGCAGCTCGAAATCGTAATAGGAGAAGCTGAAGTGGTTGCGATCGAGGGCGGCAGCGGACAAAGGAAGCAGCAGCACCAGAAAACACAAACCGCACAGGAGCTTCATTTCTGAATGCGCCCCTCGGACTTGGCGCCGGCGCTTTCCACATCAGCGGCCGCCACAGGAGCAGGCGCCGGCCGCGCTGACTTCGCGACCCGCCGCTGGCGCGCGACCTCGAACATCACCACGGCGGCGGCGACCGACGCATTCAGCGAAGGCACGTGTCCGTGCATGGGGATGCGGACCAGGAAGTCGCAGTGGCGGCGGACTTGCTCGTGCAGGCCCTTGCCTTCGGCGCCGACCACGAGCGCGCAGTCCATGTTGTAGTCGAGCTGGTCGTAAGCTTGCGTG
Encoded proteins:
- a CDS encoding MBL fold metallo-hydrolase, which codes for MPYIQFLGAAGTVTGSKHLINTSADPGGKGGLQVLIDCGLFQGQKEWRERNWQRLPVPPREIDAVILTHAHLDHCGWIPRLVKEGFRGAIYATPATVDLCGILLPDSGHLQEEDAAFHNKRKSSKHTPALPLYTLAEAEQSLRYFRAVPMGQTVDISPQLSFRFVPAAHILGSSMAQITLRDNGRAARLLFTGDIGRVSNSQLAPGRVVHSGPADGEPADLVVMESTYGNRLHPTTDVRPELARLVRQTVERGGSVVVPAFAVERTQKLLFILKELMESGQAPRVPVFSDRPLAIGAVRVYLQHSEEFSDEARRLISRYGSPLEWDGFTFASTQAESKQINANLYPCVIVSSSG